The following coding sequences are from one Pelagovum sp. HNIBRBA483 window:
- a CDS encoding VOC family protein, whose amino-acid sequence MRKLQTQGVHHITLVGADRQTSIDFWEGVLGMPFIFDQPNLDNPDEGHLYFDPGDGRLITIFTDENRTPDKTKTPATQGAVHHVAFNVSQATFWQAADRLKARGIAFTGPKDRGFMDSIYFRDPLGLLIELASYRFEPPEGCRHADVMIAAHRIRVARGDHHIDKIHLADAIEDLVNQRQDSLSADRSPKNPYRR is encoded by the coding sequence ATGCGCAAACTGCAAACCCAAGGCGTGCATCATATCACCCTCGTCGGGGCCGACCGGCAAACCTCGATTGATTTCTGGGAAGGTGTGCTTGGCATGCCTTTCATCTTCGATCAGCCCAACCTCGATAACCCCGACGAAGGCCACCTCTACTTTGATCCGGGCGATGGCCGCCTGATCACCATCTTCACCGACGAAAACCGCACCCCCGACAAGACCAAAACCCCCGCCACCCAAGGCGCGGTCCATCATGTGGCGTTCAATGTCTCGCAGGCGACCTTCTGGCAGGCGGCGGATCGGCTCAAGGCGCGTGGCATCGCCTTCACCGGGCCTAAGGATCGCGGCTTTATGGATTCGATCTATTTTCGTGATCCGCTCGGCCTCCTGATCGAACTGGCAAGCTACCGTTTCGAGCCGCCCGAAGGCTGCCGCCATGCCGATGTGATGATCGCCGCGCACCGCATCCGCGTGGCCCGTGGCGACCACCATATCGACAAAATCCACCTCGCTGACGCGATAGAGGATTTGGTTAATCAGCGGCAGGACAGCCTCTCCGCAGACCGCAGCCCGAAAAACCCCTATCGCCGCTAA
- a CDS encoding calcium/sodium antiporter, translated as MDWLYVVLGLVILLLAGDSLVKGAVNLALRLGVPALIVSLTIVAFGTSAPELLISVQAILEGVPGIALGNVVGSNTANILLVLGIPALLATMHTSECDTRHSYLQMIAASVLFIGLAFLGSFTWTSGLILLAALAAMLTHAFLSARAHRNSCAQDPEEEVEGADPDMPWKKIFLFLVLGLIGLPLGANLLVDGATSIARTYGVSETVIGLTLVAIGTSLPELATTVMAALRRQADVALGNVIGSNMFNLLGIIGVASLVGPIPVESTFLTFDLWIMLGASLLLLPFVFFRKDITRVWGVVLTALYLAYIVIIL; from the coding sequence ATGGATTGGCTCTACGTCGTCTTGGGTCTGGTGATTTTGCTTCTCGCAGGTGACAGCCTCGTCAAAGGCGCGGTCAACCTCGCGCTGCGCTTGGGTGTTCCTGCCCTGATCGTCTCGCTCACCATCGTTGCCTTCGGCACCTCCGCGCCTGAACTTTTGATTTCCGTTCAGGCCATTCTCGAAGGCGTTCCCGGGATCGCTCTGGGTAACGTCGTCGGCTCAAACACGGCAAACATCCTGTTGGTGCTAGGCATTCCTGCGCTTCTGGCGACCATGCACACCAGCGAATGCGATACCCGCCACAGCTACCTTCAAATGATCGCTGCGAGCGTTCTTTTCATCGGGCTCGCCTTCCTTGGCTCCTTCACTTGGACCAGCGGCCTGATATTGCTGGCGGCCCTCGCGGCAATGCTCACCCATGCGTTCCTCAGCGCGCGGGCCCATCGCAACAGCTGCGCTCAAGACCCCGAAGAAGAGGTCGAAGGCGCAGATCCGGACATGCCGTGGAAAAAGATATTCCTCTTCCTCGTGCTCGGTCTGATCGGCCTGCCGCTCGGCGCGAACCTCCTCGTTGATGGCGCGACAAGCATCGCCCGCACCTACGGCGTCAGCGAAACGGTCATCGGCCTCACCCTCGTCGCGATTGGCACCTCACTGCCCGAACTGGCCACCACCGTTATGGCCGCGCTGAGGCGTCAGGCGGATGTCGCGCTGGGCAATGTCATCGGCTCCAATATGTTCAACCTGTTGGGCATCATCGGCGTTGCCAGCCTCGTTGGGCCGATTCCGGTCGAAAGTACTTTCCTGACCTTCGACCTCTGGATCATGCTTGGCGCGTCGCTTCTGCTCCTCCCCTTCGTGTTTTTCCGGAAGGATATCACGCGGGTTTGGGGCGTCGTCTTGACCGCGCTATATCTGGCTTACATTGTCATCATCCTTTGA
- a CDS encoding molybdenum cofactor biosynthesis protein MoaE, with protein sequence MQVRVQTEAFDAGAELNAFTAATSGAGAVVSFSGIVRDVDGGLEAMEIEHYPGMTEKAIAKITDEAVTRWSLSNALVIHRHGTLNVGTPIMMVATAARHRADAFAAAEFLMDYLKSRAPFWKKEVTASGSDWVSARDEDEAALKRW encoded by the coding sequence ATGCAGGTCCGCGTCCAGACAGAAGCCTTCGACGCCGGCGCCGAGCTGAATGCCTTCACCGCCGCCACTTCCGGCGCAGGCGCCGTGGTCAGCTTTTCCGGCATCGTCCGCGATGTCGATGGCGGCCTTGAGGCGATGGAAATCGAGCACTACCCCGGCATGACCGAGAAAGCGATTGCCAAGATCACCGACGAGGCAGTTACCCGCTGGTCCCTTTCCAATGCGCTGGTAATCCACCGCCACGGCACGCTGAATGTCGGCACACCGATCATGATGGTCGCCACCGCCGCCCGCCACCGCGCCGATGCATTCGCGGCGGCGGAGTTCTTGATGGATTACCTCAAATCCCGCGCACCCTTCTGGAAGAAGGAAGTCACCGCCTCCGGTTCCGATTGGGTCTCCGCGCGGGACGAGGATGAAGCCGCGCTCAAGCGCTGGTAG
- the moaD gene encoding molybdopterin converting factor subunit 1 — protein sequence MNVMYFAWVRERIGVPSEQVETNAPTVSALVEELKAREERYAAAFEDVSALRVALDQELTDFDAPLDGVREVAFFPPMTGG from the coding sequence ATCAACGTGATGTATTTCGCTTGGGTCCGCGAGCGTATCGGTGTCCCGTCCGAGCAGGTCGAAACCAACGCGCCCACCGTCTCCGCTTTGGTCGAGGAGCTGAAAGCCCGCGAGGAACGCTACGCCGCCGCCTTCGAGGATGTCTCCGCCCTGCGCGTCGCGCTCGATCAGGAACTGACCGACTTCGACGCGCCGCTTGATGGCGTCCGTGAGGTCGCATTCTTCCCACCGATGACGGGCGGCTAA
- a CDS encoding ABC transporter permease gives MNLQAIRAIFVFEMSRFFRSLIQSLISPVISTSLYFVVFGAAIGSRIDQVEGVSYGAFIVPGLVMLTVMTQATSNASFGIYFPKFIGTVYEILSAPINFIEITIGYVGAAAVKSLFIGLMILATSTLFVDVSIAHPLAMIAFLVLTCLSFALLGFIIGIWAGNFEQLQLIPLLVITPLVFLGGSFYSTSMLPPFWQKLSLLNPVHYLISGFRWSFFGQADVPVGVSLVAIAGFTSLCLLTIWWIFRTGWRLRQ, from the coding sequence ATGAACCTTCAGGCCATCCGCGCAATTTTCGTCTTCGAGATGTCGCGCTTCTTCCGTTCGCTGATCCAGAGCCTCATCTCGCCGGTGATCTCCACCTCGCTCTATTTCGTGGTGTTCGGCGCCGCCATCGGCAGCCGCATCGATCAGGTCGAAGGCGTCAGCTACGGCGCGTTCATCGTCCCCGGTCTGGTGATGCTCACGGTGATGACGCAAGCCACCTCCAACGCCAGCTTCGGTATCTACTTCCCGAAATTCATCGGCACGGTGTACGAAATCCTCTCCGCTCCGATCAATTTCATTGAAATCACCATAGGCTATGTCGGCGCGGCGGCGGTGAAGTCGCTGTTCATCGGCCTGATGATCCTCGCCACCTCGACGCTTTTTGTTGATGTTTCCATCGCCCATCCGCTGGCAATGATCGCGTTTCTCGTGCTGACCTGCCTTAGCTTCGCGCTTCTGGGCTTCATCATTGGCATCTGGGCGGGCAATTTCGAACAGCTTCAGCTGATCCCGCTTCTGGTGATCACGCCCTTGGTGTTCCTCGGTGGCAGCTTCTACTCCACCTCCATGTTGCCTCCCTTCTGGCAAAAGCTGTCTCTGCTGAACCCCGTTCACTACCTGATTTCCGGCTTCCGCTGGTCCTTCTTCGGGCAGGCCGATGTGCCGGTGGGCGTGTCCTTGGTCGCAATCGCGGGCTTTACCAGCCTCTGCCTTCTGACGATCTGGTGGATCTTCCGCACGGGCTGGCGTCTGCGGCAGTGA
- the uvrC gene encoding excinuclease ABC subunit UvrC produces the protein MSDQETDTQTGYARIQGYLKTLDGSPGVYRMLDAESRVLYVGKARNLKARVSNYSRPGNHSPRIARMISETASMMFLTTRTETEALLLEQNLIKQLKPRYNVLLRDDKSFPNIIVTRDHAYPMIKKHRGAKKQKGDYFGPFASAGAVNRTLNQLQKVFLLRNCTDSQFEARSRPCLLYQIKRCSAPCVGYISEADYARSVKDAAEFLSGKTARIQEALASQMAEASEAMEFERAAALRDRIRALTQVQTAQGINPRTVAEADIIALHTEGGQACVQVFFIRANQNWGNHDYYPRISGDEDLSEVMEAFVGQFYSDRDPPRAVILSHGLDNPDLMAEALAEKAGRKVDITVPQRGEKAELVSGAKRNARESLARRMSESAAQAKLLRGLAEAFDLPEVPNRIEVYDNSHIQGTDAVGAMIVAGPEGFAKNHYRKFNIRGDDLTPGDDFGMMKEVLTRRFKRLLKEDPDRSAGLWPDLLLIDGGAGQVSAVAEIMAEYGVEDIPMVGVAKGVDRDHGKEEFHRLGSRPFALQRNDPVLYFIQRLRDEAHRFAIGTHRAKRAKAVGATPLDDVPGVGAARKRALLAHFGSAKAVSRANLSDLKAVDGVSAAMAQTIYDFFHEKG, from the coding sequence ATGAGCGATCAGGAAACCGACACGCAGACAGGCTATGCCCGCATTCAGGGCTATCTGAAAACGCTCGATGGCTCTCCGGGCGTCTACCGGATGCTCGATGCCGAAAGCCGCGTGCTCTATGTCGGCAAGGCCCGCAATCTGAAGGCCCGCGTTTCCAATTATTCCCGCCCCGGTAATCACAGCCCGCGCATCGCGCGGATGATTTCCGAAACCGCGTCGATGATGTTCCTCACCACGCGGACCGAAACAGAAGCCCTTCTGCTCGAGCAAAACCTCATCAAGCAGCTCAAACCGCGCTATAACGTTTTGCTGCGCGACGACAAAAGCTTCCCCAACATCATCGTCACCCGCGATCACGCCTACCCGATGATCAAAAAACACCGTGGCGCGAAAAAGCAGAAGGGCGATTACTTCGGCCCCTTCGCAAGCGCCGGTGCCGTGAACCGCACGCTCAACCAGTTGCAAAAGGTCTTTCTCCTGCGCAACTGCACCGACAGCCAGTTCGAGGCCCGCAGCCGCCCCTGCCTTCTGTATCAGATCAAGCGCTGCTCCGCGCCCTGCGTCGGCTATATCTCAGAGGCCGATTACGCCCGCTCGGTGAAAGACGCCGCCGAATTCCTCTCCGGTAAAACCGCCCGCATTCAGGAAGCCCTCGCCTCCCAGATGGCCGAGGCATCCGAGGCGATGGAGTTCGAGCGCGCCGCCGCCCTGCGCGACCGCATCCGCGCGCTGACGCAGGTACAAACCGCGCAAGGCATCAACCCCCGCACCGTGGCCGAGGCCGACATCATCGCGCTGCATACCGAGGGCGGGCAGGCCTGCGTTCAGGTGTTCTTCATCCGCGCCAACCAGAACTGGGGCAATCATGATTACTACCCGCGCATCAGCGGCGACGAAGACCTCTCCGAAGTGATGGAAGCCTTCGTCGGCCAGTTCTACTCCGACCGCGATCCGCCCCGCGCCGTGATCCTCTCCCACGGACTCGACAACCCCGATCTCATGGCCGAGGCACTGGCCGAGAAAGCAGGCCGCAAGGTCGATATCACCGTCCCCCAGCGCGGCGAAAAGGCCGAGCTTGTCTCCGGTGCCAAGCGCAACGCCCGCGAAAGCCTCGCCCGCCGGATGAGCGAATCCGCCGCCCAAGCCAAGCTTCTGCGCGGCCTGGCCGAGGCTTTCGATCTGCCCGAGGTGCCAAACCGGATCGAAGTCTACGACAACTCCCATATCCAAGGCACCGATGCCGTTGGCGCGATGATCGTCGCAGGGCCAGAGGGTTTTGCGAAAAACCACTACCGCAAGTTCAACATCCGTGGCGATGACCTCACCCCCGGTGATGACTTCGGCATGATGAAAGAGGTGCTCACCCGCCGCTTCAAGCGCCTCCTGAAAGAAGACCCCGACCGCAGCGCCGGCCTCTGGCCCGATCTCCTCCTGATCGACGGCGGCGCAGGGCAAGTGAGCGCGGTGGCCGAGATCATGGCCGAATACGGCGTCGAGGATATTCCGATGGTCGGCGTCGCCAAGGGCGTGGATCGTGACCACGGCAAGGAAGAGTTCCACCGCCTCGGCAGCCGCCCCTTCGCGCTCCAACGCAATGATCCCGTGCTCTATTTCATCCAGCGCCTGCGCGACGAGGCGCACCGCTTCGCCATCGGCACCCACCGCGCCAAACGGGCCAAGGCCGTCGGCGCCACCCCGCTCGATGATGTCCCCGGCGTTGGTGCGGCGCGGAAGCGAGCGCTCTTGGCGCATTTCGGCTCGGCCAAGGCCGTCAGCCGCGCCAACCTCTCAGACCTCAAAGCAGTTGATGGCGTGTCCGCTGCAATGGCGCAGACGATCTACGATTTCTTCCATGAAAAGGGCTGA
- a CDS encoding DNA-3-methyladenine glycosylase I produces MDDSRCGWAGPEPIYIAYHDSEWGVPEWDSRALWEKLILDGFQAGLSWITILKKRENFRAAFEGFHPEVIAGWGEAEVTRLLGDAGIIRHRGKIEATITNARAYLEIEDFAKWCWEYVDGSPLQNRWEAMAEVPAYTPLSERMSKDLKKAGFRFCGPTIVYAWMQAVGMVNDHLTECPRHAVCAGMATSA; encoded by the coding sequence TGGGCCGGACCGGAGCCGATCTACATCGCCTATCACGACAGCGAATGGGGCGTGCCGGAATGGGACAGCCGCGCGCTGTGGGAGAAGCTGATCCTTGACGGGTTTCAGGCGGGGCTGAGCTGGATCACCATCCTCAAGAAGCGCGAGAATTTTCGCGCGGCGTTTGAAGGCTTCCACCCCGAGGTCATCGCCGGATGGGGCGAGGCGGAGGTGACGCGGCTGCTGGGCGATGCGGGGATCATCCGCCATCGCGGCAAGATTGAAGCGACGATCACCAACGCGCGGGCCTATCTGGAGATCGAGGATTTCGCGAAATGGTGTTGGGAATATGTGGATGGCAGCCCGCTCCAGAACCGCTGGGAAGCAATGGCAGAGGTGCCTGCCTATACGCCGCTGTCAGAACGGATGTCCAAAGACCTGAAGAAAGCCGGATTCCGCTTTTGCGGGCCGACCATTGTTTATGCGTGGATGCAGGCGGTGGGGATGGTGAACGACCATCTGACGGAATGCCCCCGCCATGCGGTGTGCGCGGGGATGGCTACCAGCGCTTGA
- a CDS encoding DUF2793 domain-containing protein → MSDLSPHLSLPYILPAQAQKHVTHNEAIRQLDLLTHLSVVSMTETAPPPSPAEAARYVVAAPATGDWAGQEGMVAIHEGGAWWFLVPQAGWRLWDQATETLAAFDGTAWMPVSTPVPEMVATLGIGTQPDALNLFAVASEATLLTHTGAGHQLKLNKALSTDTASLLFQTGWSGRAEMGTTGSDDFAIKLSADGTSFETGVSFDATSARGRFPHPLELSSQAAAPAKPLGAVALYAASRAGGVLPAAVTPDARMLLQPHLSEGHLLHWSAGGAEVQAQGAPHSASGGYSLPALAATSRRAAAPRWARASAASIGSAAEDHASHATLWRGTGGGLGGFHMVAHLALDDVAAQGHGFFGLSTVLGPLAAVAGPDDFGGAIGIGFDAASDNNWQMVHGDGTAPAQRTDLGALFPLSTTSGLLTLTLYATPSAGEIGLHLSDPDTGAEFAATASIELPAASSFLAPRLHLDNGALSTPVGYSCAGLFAQAFT, encoded by the coding sequence ATGTCCGACCTCTCCCCCCACCTTTCCTTGCCCTATATCCTGCCTGCGCAGGCGCAAAAGCACGTCACCCATAACGAGGCGATCCGCCAGCTTGATCTCCTCACGCATCTCTCGGTCGTGTCGATGACCGAAACCGCGCCACCTCCCAGCCCTGCCGAGGCGGCGCGCTACGTCGTCGCGGCCCCCGCGACCGGCGATTGGGCAGGGCAGGAGGGCATGGTCGCCATCCACGAAGGCGGCGCATGGTGGTTTCTGGTGCCGCAAGCCGGTTGGCGGCTCTGGGATCAGGCAACCGAGACATTGGCGGCCTTCGATGGCACGGCATGGATGCCGGTGAGCACACCCGTCCCCGAAATGGTCGCCACGCTCGGCATTGGCACCCAACCAGATGCGCTCAATCTCTTCGCCGTGGCCTCCGAGGCGACGCTGCTCACCCATACGGGCGCGGGGCATCAACTGAAGCTGAACAAAGCCCTCTCCACCGATACCGCGAGCCTTCTGTTCCAAACTGGCTGGAGCGGGCGCGCCGAAATGGGCACCACCGGCAGCGATGATTTTGCCATCAAACTCAGCGCCGATGGCACCAGCTTTGAAACCGGCGTGAGTTTCGATGCCACCAGCGCGCGTGGGCGCTTCCCGCACCCGCTGGAACTTTCTTCCCAAGCGGCCGCCCCCGCCAAACCCCTAGGCGCGGTCGCGCTTTACGCGGCCAGCCGCGCGGGCGGGGTTCTGCCAGCCGCCGTTACGCCGGATGCGCGGATGTTGTTGCAGCCGCATCTCTCCGAGGGGCATCTCCTGCACTGGTCCGCTGGCGGGGCAGAGGTGCAAGCCCAAGGCGCACCGCACAGTGCCAGCGGTGGCTACAGCCTGCCCGCGCTCGCGGCAACGTCCCGCCGCGCGGCGGCACCGCGCTGGGCGCGGGCCAGTGCCGCCAGCATCGGCAGCGCGGCAGAGGATCACGCCAGCCACGCCACGCTCTGGCGGGGCACCGGCGGTGGGCTGGGCGGGTTTCATATGGTCGCCCATCTTGCGCTTGATGACGTTGCTGCGCAGGGGCATGGCTTCTTTGGCCTCAGCACTGTGCTTGGCCCGCTCGCGGCGGTGGCGGGGCCGGATGATTTCGGAGGCGCCATCGGCATCGGCTTCGATGCTGCGTCAGATAACAACTGGCAGATGGTTCATGGTGACGGCACGGCCCCCGCCCAGCGGACGGACCTTGGCGCGCTCTTTCCGCTCTCTACCACCAGCGGCTTGCTGACGCTCACCCTCTATGCCACGCCCTCAGCGGGTGAGATCGGCCTGCACCTGTCCGACCCCGATACCGGCGCTGAATTCGCGGCCACCGCCAGCATAGAGCTTCCTGCCGCCAGCAGCTTCCTCGCGCCCCGCCTGCACCTCGACAACGGCGCGCTGTCTACTCCAGTTGGTTACAGCTGCGCGGGGCTCTTCGCGCAGGCATTTACCTAA
- the pgsA gene encoding CDP-diacylglycerol--glycerol-3-phosphate 3-phosphatidyltransferase: protein MTWTLPNILTVLRLFAAPGVAIMFLYFARPWADWYALALFIGAAVTDFFDGWIARAWKQESKFGAMLDPIADKAMVIIAIAVLTALSGMNPWILLPATVILFREVFVSGLREFLGDTAGTLKVTKLAKWKTTAQMVAIAVLFAQGVFEHYVVMWSYGMDEQMFRDVLNGDVEDELGLRMVYDGYYYSWFLGVILLWIAALLTLITGIDYFRKALPHLKESA, encoded by the coding sequence ATGACATGGACCTTGCCGAATATACTCACCGTCCTGCGCCTCTTCGCCGCCCCCGGCGTTGCGATCATGTTCCTCTACTTTGCCCGCCCGTGGGCCGATTGGTATGCGCTCGCGCTGTTCATCGGCGCGGCGGTGACGGATTTCTTCGATGGCTGGATCGCCCGCGCGTGGAAACAGGAAAGTAAGTTCGGCGCGATGCTCGATCCCATCGCTGATAAGGCGATGGTCATTATCGCCATCGCCGTGCTCACCGCGCTTTCCGGCATGAACCCTTGGATTCTTCTGCCCGCCACCGTGATCCTCTTCCGCGAGGTCTTTGTCTCCGGCCTGCGGGAGTTCTTGGGCGATACCGCTGGTACGCTCAAAGTCACCAAACTCGCCAAATGGAAAACGACAGCCCAGATGGTCGCCATTGCGGTCCTCTTTGCCCAAGGCGTTTTTGAACACTACGTCGTTATGTGGTCTTACGGGATGGACGAACAGATGTTCCGCGATGTCCTCAACGGCGATGTCGAGGACGAACTGGGCCTTCGCATGGTCTATGACGGTTATTACTACAGCTGGTTCCTCGGCGTAATCCTCCTCTGGATCGCGGCCTTGCTCACCCTGATCACCGGCATAGATTACTTCCGTAAGGCACTGCCCCACCTGAAGGAGTCCGCATGA
- a CDS encoding SDR family oxidoreductase — translation MTTSARPKALVTGAGARLGQAMAVTLAERGFDVAIHYASSISGAEETARAVQAAGGQAALLQADLLSESETQALLPKAAEALGGPITCLVNNASIFEYDNIATATRESWDRHLESNLRAPFVLTQALAAQCPSAEMDERDEPRARGLVVNLIDQRVRKLTPEFMTYTIAKMGLWAFTKTAAQALAPHVRVNAIGPGPTLQGHRQTAEHFDRQRRATVLERGSNPEDITGALRYFLDAPAVTGQLLCIDGGQHLAWQTPDILGVE, via the coding sequence ATGACCACGTCCGCCCGTCCCAAAGCACTCGTCACCGGCGCAGGCGCGCGACTGGGGCAAGCCATGGCCGTCACCCTAGCCGAGCGCGGCTTCGACGTGGCGATTCACTACGCCAGCTCCATTTCTGGTGCCGAGGAAACCGCCCGCGCGGTGCAGGCCGCAGGCGGGCAGGCAGCGCTCCTTCAGGCCGATCTATTGAGCGAGTCCGAAACCCAAGCTCTCCTTCCCAAAGCAGCCGAGGCGCTGGGCGGGCCGATCACTTGCCTCGTGAATAACGCCTCGATTTTTGAGTATGACAACATCGCCACCGCCACCCGCGAAAGCTGGGACAGGCATCTGGAATCAAACCTCCGCGCGCCGTTCGTGTTGACACAAGCACTCGCCGCTCAATGCCCCTCCGCCGAGATGGACGAGCGGGACGAGCCGCGCGCGCGTGGCCTTGTCGTCAACCTGATCGACCAGCGCGTCCGCAAGCTCACGCCCGAGTTCATGACCTACACCATTGCAAAGATGGGACTTTGGGCCTTCACCAAGACCGCCGCACAGGCGCTCGCGCCGCATGTACGGGTCAATGCGATCGGCCCCGGCCCGACCCTTCAGGGCCACCGCCAGACCGCCGAGCATTTTGACCGTCAGCGCCGCGCTACCGTTCTCGAGCGGGGTTCCAACCCCGAAGATATCACCGGCGCGCTGCGCTATTTCCTCGATGCGCCGGCGGTAACGGGCCAGCTTTTATGCATCGACGGCGGCCAACATCTGGCATGGCAAACGCCTGATATTCTCGGCGTCGAATAA
- a CDS encoding S49 family peptidase → MKRFIPFVKSEPTVAVIRLQGQIANSNRGLDDPSLGPVIERAFSRGKPAAVALEINSPGGSPVQSSLIAARIRRLAEEKEIPVYAFVEDVAASGGYWLACAADEIFVDRGSIVGSIGVISAGFGAHDLIERYGVERRVHTAGKSKSLLDPFQPQKPADVKRLKGWLEELHDFFISHVKSRRGDKLADNPDLFTGEVWIGQKSVEVGLADAVGHLVPVMQERFGKKVRFRRYGPRRALLQRFGSSLVNDAVAAVDERASYARFGL, encoded by the coding sequence ATGAAGCGCTTTATCCCTTTTGTGAAATCCGAGCCCACCGTTGCCGTCATCCGGCTTCAGGGCCAGATCGCCAACAGCAATCGCGGCCTTGACGATCCGTCGCTTGGCCCCGTGATCGAACGGGCTTTTTCCCGTGGCAAACCTGCCGCTGTGGCCCTTGAAATCAACTCCCCCGGCGGCTCGCCGGTGCAGTCCTCCCTGATCGCCGCGCGTATCCGGCGGCTGGCCGAGGAAAAGGAAATCCCCGTCTATGCCTTTGTCGAGGATGTCGCGGCATCGGGCGGCTACTGGCTCGCCTGCGCAGCGGACGAAATCTTCGTTGATCGCGGCTCGATCGTTGGCTCTATCGGCGTCATTTCAGCAGGTTTCGGGGCCCATGACCTGATCGAGCGCTACGGCGTCGAGCGCCGCGTCCATACCGCTGGTAAATCAAAAAGCTTGCTTGACCCGTTCCAGCCGCAAAAACCGGCGGATGTGAAGCGGCTCAAAGGCTGGCTGGAAGAGCTGCATGATTTCTTCATCAGCCATGTCAAATCCCGCCGTGGGGACAAGCTGGCAGATAACCCCGATCTGTTCACTGGTGAGGTCTGGATTGGTCAGAAGTCGGTCGAAGTCGGCCTTGCCGATGCTGTCGGCCATCTGGTGCCGGTGATGCAGGAGCGCTTCGGCAAAAAGGTCCGCTTCCGCCGTTACGGCCCGCGCCGTGCGCTGCTCCAGCGCTTCGGTTCCAGCTTGGTCAACGATGCAGTCGCCGCCGTTGACGAGCGCGCCTCCTACGCGCGTTTCGGGCTCTGA
- a CDS encoding ABC transporter ATP-binding protein, with protein sequence MPPIVKVTGLRKKYDTGFEALKGVDLEIEEGEIIALLGPNGAGKTTLISAICGIAVPTAGTITVGGHDAIRDYRAARELIGLVPQEINLEPFERVQNTVRFSRGLFGKSPNEAHIQDILSQLSLGEKARARVRELSGGMKRRVLIAKALAHEPRILFLDEPTAGVDVELRKDMWEVVRKLKENGVTIILTTHYIEEAEAIADRIAVINNGEILLVQDKDDLMRQMGRKQLRIDLAESITQVPESLAEFGLSLSDDGMSLTYEYDTRAERTGITTLLAKMQDTGLKLADLQTKQSSLEEIFVGLVKETA encoded by the coding sequence ATGCCCCCGATCGTCAAGGTCACTGGCCTTCGCAAAAAATATGACACCGGCTTCGAGGCGCTCAAAGGCGTCGATCTCGAGATCGAGGAGGGCGAGATCATCGCCCTTCTCGGCCCGAACGGTGCCGGAAAGACAACCCTGATCTCCGCCATTTGCGGGATCGCCGTTCCCACCGCCGGTACGATCACCGTGGGCGGCCATGACGCCATCCGCGATTACCGCGCGGCACGCGAATTGATCGGGCTCGTCCCGCAAGAGATCAATCTCGAACCTTTCGAGCGGGTCCAAAACACCGTCCGCTTCTCGCGCGGGTTGTTCGGCAAATCCCCGAACGAGGCCCATATTCAGGATATCCTTTCCCAGCTCTCCTTGGGGGAAAAAGCCCGCGCCCGCGTGCGCGAACTTTCCGGCGGCATGAAGCGCCGCGTCCTGATCGCCAAGGCGCTCGCCCATGAGCCGCGAATCCTGTTCCTCGATGAACCGACAGCCGGCGTCGATGTCGAGCTGCGCAAGGATATGTGGGAGGTCGTCCGCAAGCTGAAGGAAAACGGCGTCACCATCATCCTCACCACCCATTACATCGAAGAGGCCGAAGCCATCGCCGACCGTATCGCGGTGATCAACAATGGCGAAATCCTTCTGGTTCAGGATAAAGACGACCTGATGCGCCAGATGGGCCGCAAGCAACTGCGCATTGATCTGGCGGAGTCAATCACACAGGTGCCTGAAAGCCTCGCCGAGTTCGGCCTCAGCCTCTCGGATGACGGCATGAGCCTGACCTACGAATACGATACCCGCGCCGAGCGCACCGGCATCACGACCCTTCTGGCCAAGATGCAGGATACCGGCCTCAAACTCGCCGACCTGCAAACCAAGCAAAGCTCCCTCGAAGAAATCTTCGTCGGGTTGGTAAAGGAAACAGCATGA